A window of the Pseudomonas fluorescens genome harbors these coding sequences:
- a CDS encoding SEC-C metal-binding domain-containing protein — MTQQPHVHGPDCNHDHDHHHDHDHGHVHGPNCGHAHQEPVRNALKDVGRNDPCPCGNGKKFKKCHGA, encoded by the coding sequence ATGACCCAGCAACCTCATGTCCATGGCCCAGACTGCAACCACGATCATGACCATCACCATGATCACGACCATGGCCATGTCCACGGCCCGAACTGCGGCCACGCCCACCAGGAACCGGTGCGTAACGCCCTGAAAGACGTTGGCCGCAACGACCCTTGCCCCTGCGGCAACGGCAAGAAATTCAAGAAGTGCCACGGCGCTTGA
- a CDS encoding LEA type 2 family protein encodes MASQHWVRHAVALILFLSLSGCASWFSDDARDPAVHLVKVEVVRAKLLEQKFILHFRIDNPNDSDLTVRGLEYRIHLADMLLAEGEHEHWITVNPKSSAFYKVPIRTNLWPKVKEVVKMLKNPHQQIPYRLEGEMETGLFIAHYVHLARNGVIIPADLITE; translated from the coding sequence ATGGCTTCCCAACACTGGGTACGACACGCAGTCGCTCTGATTTTATTTCTGAGCCTGAGCGGCTGCGCGTCCTGGTTCAGCGACGACGCCCGCGACCCCGCCGTGCACCTGGTGAAAGTCGAAGTGGTGCGCGCCAAGTTGCTGGAGCAGAAATTCATCCTGCACTTTCGCATCGACAACCCCAACGACAGCGACCTGACGGTACGCGGCCTGGAATACCGCATACACCTGGCCGACATGCTGCTGGCCGAAGGCGAGCACGAACACTGGATCACGGTGAACCCCAAAAGCAGCGCGTTTTACAAGGTACCGATACGTACCAACCTGTGGCCGAAGGTGAAAGAGGTGGTGAAAATGCTGAAAAACCCGCACCAGCAGATTCCCTATCGACTGGAGGGCGAGATGGAAACCGGTTTATTCATCGCTCACTACGTGCACCTGGCGCGCAATGGCGTGATAATCCCCGCCGATTTGATTACGGAGTGA
- a CDS encoding cysteine hydrolase family protein — protein MELNANAALIIIDQQKGILEPRLGRRNNPSAEERILDLLGFWRRSGRPVIHVQHLSRSPDSVFWPEQSGVEFQDRFLPQDGEWLIQKQVPDAFCATGLEAKLREAGIGQLIIVGVATNNSVESTARTAGNLGFEAWVAEDACFTFDKADYFGTLRSGQEVHAMSLGNLHGEYATVVSTGHILAAG, from the coding sequence ATGGAGCTCAATGCCAACGCTGCACTGATCATCATCGACCAGCAAAAAGGCATTCTGGAGCCGCGTCTCGGACGGCGGAACAATCCGTCGGCCGAAGAGCGGATCCTCGATCTGCTGGGCTTCTGGCGACGCAGCGGGCGACCGGTGATTCACGTGCAGCACCTGTCACGCTCGCCGGACTCAGTGTTCTGGCCCGAGCAGTCAGGCGTGGAGTTTCAGGACAGGTTTTTGCCGCAGGACGGCGAGTGGCTGATCCAGAAACAGGTGCCGGATGCGTTTTGTGCAACGGGGCTTGAGGCTAAGTTGCGTGAGGCGGGGATCGGGCAGTTGATCATTGTCGGCGTGGCGACGAACAACTCGGTGGAGTCCACGGCGCGCACGGCGGGCAATCTGGGGTTCGAGGCGTGGGTGGCGGAGGATGCGTGCTTTACCTTCGACAAGGCCGACTATTTCGGCACGTTGCGTTCGGGGCAAGAGGTGCATGCGATGTCGCTGGGGAACTTGCACGGGGAGTATGCGACGGTGGTCAGCACCGGGCACATTCTGGCCGCAGGCTGA
- a CDS encoding glutathione binding-like protein — MIDLYYWTTPNGHKISLFLEEAGLRYDVHPINISQGEQFQPHFLKIAPNNRIPAIVDHEPADGGEPLSLFESGAILLYLAEKTGKFLPKDLRGRQVALQWLFWQMGGLGPMAGQNHHFSQFAPEKIPYAIKRYIDETARLYGVLDKQLANNEFVAGSEYSIADMAIYPWIVSHKWQSQNLEDFPNVQRWFNHIKDRPATVKAYALVQKINPPKA; from the coding sequence ATGATCGACCTGTATTACTGGACCACGCCCAACGGCCACAAGATTTCCCTGTTCCTCGAAGAAGCGGGCCTGCGCTACGACGTGCACCCGATCAACATCAGCCAGGGCGAGCAGTTCCAGCCGCACTTTCTGAAAATTGCCCCGAACAATCGCATCCCGGCCATCGTCGATCATGAGCCGGCCGATGGCGGCGAGCCGTTGTCGCTGTTCGAGTCCGGAGCGATTCTGCTGTACCTCGCGGAAAAGACCGGCAAGTTTCTGCCCAAGGATCTGCGTGGCCGCCAGGTGGCGCTGCAATGGCTGTTCTGGCAAATGGGCGGCTTGGGGCCGATGGCCGGGCAGAACCATCATTTCAGCCAGTTCGCGCCGGAAAAAATTCCCTACGCGATCAAGCGCTACATCGATGAAACCGCGCGCCTGTACGGGGTGCTGGACAAGCAATTGGCCAACAATGAGTTCGTCGCCGGCAGCGAATACAGCATTGCCGACATGGCGATCTACCCGTGGATCGTCTCGCACAAGTGGCAGAGCCAGAACCTGGAAGACTTCCCGAACGTGCAGCGCTGGTTCAACCACATCAAGGACCGCCCGGCGACCGTGAAGGCGTATGCGCTGGTGCAGAAGATCAATCCGCCGAAGGCTTGA